In the genome of Neovison vison isolate M4711 chromosome 3, ASM_NN_V1, whole genome shotgun sequence, one region contains:
- the MC4R gene encoding melanocortin receptor 4 produces MNSTVHHGMHTSLHFWNRSTYGQHANASESLGKGYSDGGCYEQLFVSPEVFVTLGVISLLENILVIVAIAKNKNLHSPMYFFICSLAVADMLVSVSNGSETIVITLLNSTDTDAQSFTVNIDNVIDSVICSSLLASICSLLSIAVDRYFTIFYALQYHNIMTVRRVGIIISCIWAACTVSGILFIIYSDSSAVIICLITMFFTMLALMASLYVHMFLMARLHIKRIAVLPGSGAIRQGANMKGAITLTILIGVFVVCWAPFFLHLIFYISCPQNPYCVCFMSHFNLYLILIMCNSIIDPLIYALRSQELRKTFKEIICCYPLGGLCDLSSRY; encoded by the coding sequence ATGAACTCCACTGTCCACCACGGCATGCACACTTCTCTCCACTTCTGGAACCGCAGCACCTACGGACAGCATGCCAACGCCAGTGAGTCCCTTGGCAAAGGCTACTCTGATGGAGGGTGCTATGAGCAACTTTTTGTCTCTCCAGAGGTGTTTGTGACTCTGGGGGTCATAAGCTTGTTGGAGAATATTCTGGTGATCGTGGCAATAGCCAAGAACAAGAATCTGCATTCACCCATGTACTTTTTCATCTGTAGCCTGGCTGTGGCTGATATGTTGGTGAGCGTCTCCAACGGCTCAGAAACCATTGTCATCACCCTGTTAAACAGCACCGATACGGACGCACAGAGTTTCACCGTGAATATTGATAATGTCATTGACTCGGTGATCTGTAGCTCCTTGCTTGCATCGATTTGCAGCCTGCTTTCCATTGCAGTGGACAGGTACTTTACCATCTTTTATGCTCTCCAGTACCATAACATCATGACGGTTAGGCGGGTTGGGATCATCATAAGTTGTATCTGGGCGGCCTGCACGGTCTCGGGCATTCTGTTCATCATCTACTCAGACAGCAGTGCTGTTATCATCTGTCTCATCACCATGTTCTTCACCATGTTGGCTCTCATGGCTTCTCTCTATGTCCACATGTTCCTCATGGCCAGACTGCACATTAAGAGAATCGCGGTCCTCCCAGGCTCTGGCGCCATCCGCCAAGGGGCCAACATGAAGGGTGCCATCACCCTAACTATACTGATTGGAGTCTTTGTGGTCTGCTGGGCCCCCTTCTTCCTCCACTTAATATTCTACATCTCTTGTCCTCAGAACCCATACTGTGTGTGTTTCATGTCTCACTTTAACTTGTATCTCATCCTGATCATGTGTAATTCCATCATCGACCCTCTAATTTATGCACTCCGGAGCCAAGAACTGAGGAAAACCTTCAAAGAGATCATCTGCTGCTATCCCCTAGGCGGGCTTTGTGATTTGTCTAGCAGATATTAA